Below is a genomic region from Pirellulales bacterium.
GGTTCGTGCCGTGTCCCTTCGGTTCCTTGCGCACGAGGATTCCGCGCAAGGTGTCTCCTCGTACGCCAGCCATCGTGACGACGGCCCCCGTGATAGGATCGGCGCCGATCGACATGCCCCCCACGGCTTTGGGAAGCGGGCGCCCGATAAGCTCCAGGATCCCCTCGCCGATCAACTTCGACCCGATCGAATCGAGGGTTATCTGCTTGAGATCGAGGTAATACTTGGCCTTCTTGCCCGAAGCGAGCGTGAAGTCGCCGAATTTGAGCGCCCGTTCGCGCACGAGATCGATCAGAGCCGCTTGGTCGTACACCGTTGCCGAGTCCTTGTGACGTGGGTCGAGGGATCGTCCACCCGAGACCCCTCTATACCAACCTACGCGCCCAGCAACCAGGGAGCCGCGCTGCGGGAATCGTGAGTTATTTGGCAAATCTTCGCAGCAAGTCCTCGACCACTTCGGTGTCTCCCTGCTTATCGGATCGGAGTCGCAACACGAGGTTGAATAGATTGATCGTCTGCTCGCCAGCCGGTACGACCCGAACCACGCGAATTCCCAGGGGGGTGTGCTCGACGTCTTCGATCGCGGATCGGATCGCCTCGGCGAGCGAAACGGCCTCGCGATCGAAATCGAGAAATACCTGGCCGTCCGAGATCCCCAGTAGAGCATCGTCGCAACCGGCGTTGAAAATCGCCTGTTCGATTTCGTCGGTTAGCTTGTCGAAACCCGTGAGGTGGAGCGTGAACGAGTAAACGCTCTTCGGCAATTCGGCCGCTTGCGATTCGGCGTATTTCACTGCCGCTTCAATGTCTTTGTCGGTATGACGCGGTCTGCCCATGTTCTGCCCCACATGAACGAATGCGCTCGCATGCGCAACACCTGCCCTATTTCTAGGCCAAGGTCGCGTCTGCGGCGACCTGCGGTATCAATCGAGGATCAAAGACCGCCGTTGCTCAGCGGCGGATCACTACCGTTGAGCCGACCGAAAGGATGTCGTAGACGTCCTCGAGATCGCGCGGGCCCAGGGCGATCGTGCCCCCCGACTCGTTCGTGCCGATCAGGCTGGGATCGTTCGTGCCGTGGATGCCAAGCTGGTTGCCCAGGTCGATCAGGCGTTCGCCCAGCGGATTGTTCGGGTCGTCGGCGTCGATCACCTGCTCGCCATAATAGGTGGGGTTCTCCACCTTGCCGCGGACGGTGAATTCACCCTCGGGAATGCTCGCAATCTTGCCGACGCCAATCGTGAATCGTCCGGCATAACGCCCCTCGACCCACAACGACATGCGGTGGCGGCCCATTTCCACCACGGCCGCAAAGGGACCGCGTACCACTTTGAGCTGCTCGCCTGCCCGCAGATTCTGCGGATCCTGCACGGCGTTGATCTTGGCCAGCAACTGCCACGGCACGTTGTTCGCTTGGGCGATTTGATTCAATGTTTCGCCCGGCTGAACCTGATGCGCGGGCAGGACGAACGACTCGCGCGAGTAAATGACCGTGCCGGCGACTTGATCGAGCAGGCCGATCAGCGTGGTTTCTTGAGCCGCGCTCAGATCCGGATGGCCAAACCATTGCGAAAGCGCCAGATGGGCCTCGGCCAACTGCCCCTGCGAGAGCTGCGCCTGCGCGAACGCCATCGCCGTGTCGAACTCGGCCGATCCGGGTCCCGCCGTCGGCGCGGGCAGTGCGCCGGCAGGCTGAGAAGCAGCGACCGACGGGCCGGCATCGAGCGACGTTTGCGCGGCGTAGCTCGTCGGATCATCAGGAGCAGCCGAAGCCACAGGCGTGGCATAGCGATCGGTCGGTGCAGGTGTCGAGGCGTAGCGGTCTTGCGTCGCGGGGGGTATTGACGAGGCTGGCGGTGCCGACGCAGCGTTCGCGTCCGGGGCAGGAATCAGTGGCACACCTCCCGAATAGACCTCGGCGGTCGGCGCCGGAGGCGTCGAGGCCGCAGGTTCAAACGGTGGCGCCGCGGCGGCAAAGGCCGGTGCCTCGGCCGGCGGCGTGGTGGCGACAGGCACCGAGGGAGCCGCGGCAGGCGCGAGGGGTGCTTCTGCAGGAAACGCGGCGGCCGGGGGGGCCACGGCAGTGGGTGCCTCGGGCAGGGCGGGGGTCATCGGCGCGCCGGGCAACTCGACGTTCGGAGCGCCTTGCCACTCGGTCTTTTCCATGCCGGGTGGATCGGCCACCGGCCTGTTATTGAGCGATGCGTAGACGCCATACGCCACCGCGGCTAGAACAACCACTACTGTTAACGTTCGTAAGGTGTTCACCCTTGTCCTCCCTGACAAAGTGGTGCCGACGAGGGACCGGCGCGGCGGCTTCTCTGGCGATTGTCCTGGCGTGCGTCTCGTCTCGCCGTCGTATTACTCCGCGTCGAAAGCCGGTTTCCATGGACGAATCGTACGAAGACTACGACCACGATCTGCCCGACGACGATGACGACTACGAAGCCGACGATGACACGACGGATGACCTGGTCGAGTGTCCCCACTGCGGAGCGGCGATCTACGAAGACTCGGTCGCCTGCCCGCGCTGTGGCGAGTACATCACCAATAGCTCGCATCCCTTCGCAGGGCGTCCGTGGTGGTGGCTCGCGCTAGGCGCACTCGGCATCCTTGCCCTTCTGGCCTCGCTGATCGCCTTTTGATGGCGCATGGCGGTGCCCAAAGTGGCGGGGAATCATAGGCAAACTGCTCTGCCGCCGCCAGCCGAGCTTGCCAAAAGAAGAGGGCGCATACCGCAGGCGCCAGCATTGCTAGCGCACGCACGCCTCTAGGTACGCCCTTCGCGGAGCCGCGCGCGAATCGTCTCTAGTCGTTCGGCCAATTCGCGTTCGAACCCCCGTTCGACCGGACGATAGTACGTTCGATCGACGCCCAGATAGTCCTGCGCCGCGACCCCGTCGGGGCTGTTGTGCGAATACTCATACCCTTTTCCGTGCCCCATGCGCTCGGCGCCCGCGTAATGCGAGTCGCGGAGGTGAACGGGCACCGGCACGAGGCGCCCTTCGCGGACGTCGCGGCGTGCTTCGCCGATCGCCACCGTGGCGGCGTTCGACTTCGGGGCGCATGCCAGGTACGTCACCGCCTGTGCCAGCGGCAACTGGCATTCCGGCAGTCCGACGAATTCGGTGGCCTGCATGGCCGCCACGGCGACCGAGAGGGCCCTGGGATCGGCGTTGCCGATGTCCTCGCTGGCCGCGATCACGATGCGCCGCGCCAGGAACCGCACGTCTTCGCCCCCCTCGAGCATGCGTGCCAGCCAGTAGATGGCCGCGTCGGGATCGCTCCCCCGGATGCTCTTGATCAGGGCGCTGGCCGCGTCGTAGTGCGAGTCTCCCGTGGCGTCGTATTCGATCGTTTTGCGCTGCACCGATTCCTCGGCCAACTCGCGCGTGAAGTGAACCGGTCGTTCGTCGGTCGACAAGACTCCGATCTCGAGCGCGGACAGCGCCCGCCGGGCATCTCCGTCGCAAACGGTCGCTAGGAAGTCGAGAGCCTCTTCCGAGAGCCGCACGTCGTATTGGCCCAGTCCGCGGCCGCGGTCGGCCGCCGCCCGCTCGAGCAGCGTGCGGATGTCCGTTACGGAGAGGGGCTCGAATTGAAACACTCGGCTCCGGCTCACCAGCGCGCTGTTGACCGCGAAGAACGGGTTCTGCGTGGTCGCGCCGACCAGGATCACCACCCCCTCTTCCACGTCGGGCAGCAGCACGTCCTGCTGCGCCTTGTTGAAGCGGTGGATCTCGTCGACGAAGAGCAACGTGGTCTGACCGGTGGCCGAGAGCGTGTCGCGGGCGTTGTCGAGCACCTCGCGCAGTTCCTTCACGCCGCTGGTCACGGCGTTCAATTCGCGAAATCGCGCGCCCGCCTCCTTGGCCAGCAGATGAGAAAGCGTCGTCTTGCCCGTGCCGGGGGGGCCCGTGAACAAGATCGACCCCAAACGCCGCGCCTTCAGCAAGCGGCGAAGCAGCTTTCCCTCGCCGAGGAAATGTTGCTGCCCGACAAACTCGTCGAGGGAACGAGGGCGCATGCGCGCCGCCAGAGGTTGCGCCCCGCGACGATTCTGGGCTTCACTTTCGGCAAACAGCGACATGGAAAGCGATCGTCAGGTTGATGCGAGTGGGTCACCGCCAGGCTTCAATTGGACCACGTGACGTAAGGATGCTCAATGCCGTGCCCAAGACACGCGAGATTTACCACTTTCGCCCCGCGCCTACGTGACACCGCCGTGTCGGCATGTATATGATGCAGGAAGGGAAGTAAGCTCGTCCAAGATGATCGCAGCGTTGAAACCGCCGCTCGATCCCCCCATTTCTTTTCTCGTCTCCGGAAACCGGTCGCTACCTCGGCGACGCAGCGCCATGGTTAGCACCCTCGCTCGAATAGGGTGGCGCCGTATGTTGACCCCCATCATTTTCGTGGTTGGGGCGATCCTCCTGTTGTTCATGGGCACACTTTTTATATTGGTCGAGGACTGGTCGCGCGATCTGACGACCAACACCGCTGAAACATCCGAGACGTCCGACGATCCCCTCTTGCGTCCGATGTTGCTGCACCGCCCCGTGGCGGAATCCGCCGATCTGGTCGAGCATGCCGTGCATACGCTCGTTCGCTGGGAAATCGCCGGTCGCGATCAAGAGGGCAATACGGTCGTCGTGCGCCTGGTACGCACGACGGCGCTGTGGCGCTTCAAGGACGACATAACCGTGCGCCTCGAGCCGGTGGCGGAAGGAACTCGCGTCTCGGCGCGCAGCCAGTCACGCGTCGGCAAGGGGGATCTCGGCCAGAACCCACGCAATCTGCGTGAGCTGTTCGAGGCCCTCCGCACGATGCAACGCATCAGCGTGCCGCAGAACGCGGTCACCTGACGTCCACCTAACGTCGCGATTCGTTCCCTCGGGTGAGGCGCAAGCACGCCCCGGCACGCCTGCTAGAAAAATCGCCGTTGGCCGCTCGCAGCACGAGGCGGACGAAACTGCGACGCATCGAGTTCGGGCGTCGGCCGGTCCAGGCCATGCTTCGCCGCAAACACGCGAAATGTAGCGCCGATCTGCTCGGCGTACGGCCCTTTTCCTCGCATCCGACTGCCGAATTTGCCGTCGCTCAACTCGCCCCCGCGCGTGGAGCGAATCAGCGCCTCGACGCGGGCCGCGCGCAGCGGCTGCGTGCGCACGAGCCAGTCGAGAAACACCGGCCGCACCGTGAGGGGCAAGCGCAACAGCACGAAGGAGGCCTTCAGCGCGCCCGCCTCGGCCGCCGCCTGCAGGATGGCGGGCACTTCCGTGTCGTTCAGCCCGGGAATGATCGGCGCGACGAGCACCGTCGTGGGAATGCCGGCATCCGTCAACTCGCGGATAGCACGCAGCCGCGCCTCGGGCGAACTGGTGCGCGGCTCCATCGTGCGGGCCAACTCGGCATCGAGCGTTGTGATCGAGATCGACACCAGCGTCGTGCGGTGCGCGGCCATCTCCGCCAGCACGTCGACGTCGCGCACGACGAGCGCGTTCTTCGTAACCATGCCGATGGGCTGGCGTGCCTCGCAGGCGACTTCCAGACAGCCACGCGTCAGCCGATATCTTCGCTCGGCCGGCTGATAGCAGTCCGTCACGCCTGAGAACATGATCGTCTCGGGCACCCACCTGTCGCGCGCGAGCCACGCGCGAAACAACTCGGGCGCGCGATGCTTGACGAAGATCTTCGACTCGAAATCGATCCCGGCGTTCAACCCCAGGTACTCGTGCCCCGGCCGCGCGTAACAATAGCTGCATCCGTGCGAGCAGCCCCGATAGCAATTCACGCTGTAGCGAAAGCCGATATCGGGACTGTCGTTCTCGACGACGATCGTCTGGGAATCGTCGGGCAGGTACTGCGTCGGGAGATTCGTGTCCCCCGCGACTGGCTCGTCGGGGGCCAGTTGCTCGAAGTCGTCCTCGCGGTGCGTCTGTTCGAAGCGGTTAGCCGGCGCGATCGTCGATCCGCGACCTTTCATGCGTGGCTTACCGCTCATGAGATCGATCCTTGCCCGCACGGTAGAATCGAACGTGTTCTACTCCGGAGGCAAGAAACCGAACGTGTCGGTTTCCGTTTCGCCCACGGCGTGGTCGTTCAACACATCTTGCAGCAGGTTGTAGAAGAACCAGTCGAGATCGACCGAGCCCCCGGTGAGCTGGTCGATCGATTCGTCGTCGAAGACCGTCGCGCCGGGAATCAGGTAGGTTGTGCCATTGGCCCCCCCGGGCGTGCCCGTCAGGTGGGCGAGGCGGTCGGTATAGCTGTTGGCCGACGTCCATTCGGCATGGATGGCCGCCAGCGCCGCGGCGTTGAGATCGAACGTCGTATGATCGGCGATGAGCAGATCTTCTCCTCCTTCGCCGCGCAACGTATCGGCACCGTAACCGCCGACGAGCAGGTCGCGTCCCGTGCCACCAGTGAGCGAATCGTTTCCGCGACCTCCGCTGAGCACATCGTTGCCAGCGCCGCCGATGAGCGTATCGTTTGCCTCGGCGCCGTCGCCTCCAGTGATGAGGTCGTGATCGTTGCCGCCGTCGATGAGATCGTGCCCGTGATGACCGAAGAGCTGATCGTTGCCGTCGTCGCCGAAGATCTGGTCGGCCCGCCCTTCGGCGCCGTCGCCGCCATCGCCCAGGATCGTGTCGTCGCCGGCGCCACCGCGGAGGGTATCTTTGCCTCCTTCGACGCCGTCCCCTTCAATGAGATCGTTTCCAGGTCCCCCGGTGATCGAGTCGTTTCCTTCGGCGCCGTCTCCCTTCGCCCCTACGAACTCTCCGCGGAGAATGTCGTCGGCAGCGCCGCCGCGAATGGTGTCGTTGTGACGCCCCCCTTCGATCGTCGCCGGTATGTTCGCGAGCGCGCTGGCGTCGAGCAGGTCGTGCCCGCTGTTGCCATAGGCGAGCACGCGGCCACTGACACCGCTGAAGTTCTCCACGACGTTCATCGTCACGCCACCAATCTTCAACGTGCGCATCTGCACGCTGCCGGCGCCGGTCTGCTCGAATTCGACGACGTCGTCGCCGTCCGAGCCTTGCCACTCGACGTTTGGACCGACCTGCGCCGATCGCCAGACGTGAATCGTGTGCCAAGATAGCTCGCTTGCGCCCGAGTCCTTGTCGATCGCCTCGACGGTCACGCGATACGAGCCTGCCGCCGAGAAGCTATGACTGAGTTGCACGCTGCCGGCGCCGCTGGTGGTCTGGTCGAACGTGCCGTCTCCATTCCAGTCGATCCGGAAGGTGAACCCCGCGGCATTGTCGACGGGCGAAGGATCGACCGCGGCAAACGTGAACGTCTGCGAAACATTCACGCGTGTCACCACGGATCCCGTGGCCGTCGCCGTGGGGGCGGCGTTCACGACGGTCACCGTCGTCGTGTCGATCGAGGAACCCATGGGGCCCGTGACCCGTAGTGCGACGGTGAAGACGCCTTGATCGTTCCGCGAGAAGTTCACCGATTGGCCGATCGTCTCGTAGCTGCCATTGTTGTCGAGATCCCACTCGTAGAGCGTAATGATGCCCGTGCCAGCCCCGGTCAGAACGATGATGCTCGCTTCGCTGCCCATGTATTCGCCGGCGACGGCGACGGGGACCGAGGTGTCGATGAGCAACTCGTCTGTCGTGCCGTCGAACGCCCAGGCGCCCGAGGCGTCGACCGCCGTAACAAGCACTTCGTAACTGCCATCGGCCAGCGCCGCGAAGCTATTGTCGGCCAGCGACCAGGTGCCGTTGCCGTGATTCGTGGCGCGGAGGGCGTGATCGATCGAAAGCGTGATGCTCGACGCATCGGAGTTGCCGGGCACGGCCAATAGATCGCCACTGACCGTCTGGCCATTCTCGAAGGTGACCCGGACGAACGCGCCGATCAGATCGTTGCCGAAGATCGTGTTCAACCCCATGCCCAAGCGCCACGAAAGCGTCTCGCCGGGATCGAAGTTGTCGAACGCGAGCGTCAGCGTCTTCGAGTTGTCGCGCACGTCGCCGTCGTTCACTCCATCGGATTGCGGCGAGAGCAGCCCCACGGCCGTGGCCTGCGCCGCGACCGCCAGAAAATCCTGCGCGCCGCTTCCCGAGGTATTGAAGAACGGCGTGTAGACCTGCGGCGGATTGCCCAGCGTCGAGCCGGCATCGGGAAGTACGAGATCCATGCTCGCGATCCTGCTGCCCGAGCCGGCCGCGTTCGTCAGCGTAAAGCCGTTGCTCGTGGCGGGATTGCCATCGACGGTGAAGGTGACCGTGTTCGTACCGAACACACTGGGCAGCCGCACGAACACGTCGGTGGTGGTTTCGTTGATCGTACCCGTGAGAGCCGGCGTGTTGTCGCTCGTGGCCAGCGCATCGACGGTCACCACGGGGGGCGTGCCGTAGCCCGATACGTCGATACGATCCCAACCGATGAGCCCCAGCATGCGCAGATCGTTCATCGTCGGGTTGACGATCTGCCCGGTGTTGATCACCGGGTCGAGGATGCCGATGAAGACGCCCGTCTGATTGCTTTCCTTGAAATGGCTGGCTTGATAGCCGTCGCCCGATGACACCCCAGTCGACATGGGAATATCCCCCGTGCCGAGCCCGGCGATGATGCCGTTGAACGGAGTGGCGTCGAACTGTCCGTCGTGTAGCACTTGGACGGGGACGGCCGAGCCTTTGTTCAAGATGCGCGGCGCGGTCGAGAACGAGGCCCCTTGTCCCGGCGCGAGTCGAAACAGGTCGAGCACCGTCGGACGGATGTTGCCCGTTTGACCGGCGGCGACTCGATCGACGCTGCTCGTGAAGCCGAGCGAGTGACCGATCTCGTGCAACGCCGTGGCCTCGAAATCGATGCTCCCCGCGGCGATGCCGTTCGAGCGATCGAAATCCCAGTTCAGCGTGCTGTTGAACGTAATCGAGGCGTCGATCGTCACGCCGGGCGTGTAGGCCGAGGCATTGCCCGGCAAATTACGGAACCCCAGTGCCTTCGCATTCGCTCTCGTGACGAGCAATTCGACATTGCCTGTTGCGACCGTGGGCACGGTGACCCCCGGCGCGGTATTGAAGGTGAGCTGCCCCGTTGCGTTTGGCAAAAGCGAGACGATCCCTTCATCGTCGGCCGCGTCGGCCACGAGTCGGGCCCGCACGTCGTGATAGGCGAATCCATACGACGTTGTCGTGGCTAGAGCGGCACCCCCGATGCCGCTCACAAACTCGGCGTCGATGTGGACCGTGATCGGATCGGCGAAGACGCTTTCCCAGAACTGGGCGGCGCGCTCGTACGCGGCCGCCGCGGCGGAATTCGCCTGCAAGCCAGGCCCCAGGTGCAAGACGATATCGAGCCCCGCCGCCGAGAGTACCCTGCGATGCTCGAGCAGCTCGAAGCCGCGTTTGCGTCGTAGAAACATGTCGCGCTTTCCCCCTCGAGAATCACCCTGATGCGGAGCATTATACCCAGGGAGTGGCCGTGTTGCCGGAAGAACTCACTCTCAGGAATTAAAGATGCACCACTCCACGAAAAGCGCAAGGCATCGTGAGGCGTGGATGCGTATTTTCTGCCCTCGCTGCCAGCAGGCCCTGCTGGCGCTGTCGTCCTAATCGCGTTGACTCACCCGGCCTGCCTCGATATTCTCCCCGCCCCGTCTTACGCTCCTCGAATGCGATGTTCTCGCAACCAGGGCCTCGATCGATGTTCCCTCTTGGCAATGCCCCCAGGGACACGTATCGCTGCGCACGGCGCAGCATGGCTGGTTGCTGCGCGGTCATTGGTCTTGTCGTTTTATTCGGCTGCACGCCGTTGAAACCACCGGTGGCGACGCCACTGATCCCGCCCCAAATGTCGCAGGATAGCGTGGCGCTCGACCTGGTCTTTATCCAGGTGCCCGAGACGCAGCGACACGTCATTCCCGACCTCTGGCAGCACGTCGACGAGCAGTCGATCGAGCTCCGCGTGCGCGAACGCCTGCACCAACATGGATTTCGCGCGGGGCTCGTCGGCACGACCGTCCCCCGCACGCTCGAGCGTCTGCTGGGAGATCAACTCGGCCCCAGCGCGCAAGCCGATCCCACGATCGTCGAGACGCTCGAACCCCGCGAGATTGGTGTTCGCATGCGGCATCAGCAATTGCGCGCCAACAAACGTAGCGAGAATGTCGTCTCGGGCGTGCAGGCCGAATGGCCCATGCTGGTGCGCGCCGGAAACGAAGTCAGCGGCAAGACCTTTCTGCAGGCGCAGGGCATCCTGGCACTGCGCGTAAAGCCCTTGGGCGACAGCCGCGCCACGTTCGAGCTCACCCCCGAGCTTCACCACGGCGAGCCGCGTCGGCGTTACGAGCCAGGCGAGGAGGGAAGCTGGCTTCTCGATTCGGGGCGTGCCCGCGAGATCTTCGACGATATGCAGATCGTGGCCACGCTGGCCCGCGGCGAAATGCTGCTCGTCGGTGCGCAGCAAGATATGCCGGGCAGCCTGGGCCAGCGCTTTTTCATGCTGGGGGACGCGACGTCGGTCTCGGTCCCCGGCGAACGGTTGTTCCTGATTCGTCTAGCGCAAACCCAGCGCGACAATCGCTTCGACGACCTTCTCACCGTCGATGAAAACGACACGGCCGAGCTGCCCACGGCCGAAATCGTCGAAGAAACGCCGGACGATGCTCTGCTAGCACGCCCGTAAGCATCGGCAATTGGGGCTGCGCGATTGCGGCGGAACCTCGATTGCCGCACCCGAGCGGCCCGACTACAATCCCCCCTCCTTATCGACCAGGCCCGCGGCGTCGCTGCCGCCTCAGAGGGAGTCTTGCGAGCATGGAAGCTCTAGCGACTCGCGATCGGTTCAGTCCGTTCGAACAACTGCGCTACGCGCGCGACATCGTGCAGATCGAAGCCCGCGCCGTGCAACAAATCGCCGCGCGACTCGACCAAGATTTTTGCCGCGCGACGGAGCTTTTGTTCGAGACCGACGGTTCGGTAATCGTGACCGGCATGGGCAAGGCGGGCATCATCGGCCAGAAGCTCGCCGCCACGCTGGCTTCGACCGGCACGCGCAGCCATTTCCTTCATCCGGCCGAGGCCATCCACGGCGACCTGGGGCGCATTCATCATCAGGACGTGGTGGTCATACTCTCGCAAAGTGGCGAGACCGAAGAGATCGTCCGCCTGTTGCCCTCGCTACGAACGTTTGGCGTCCCAATCATTGCCGTGACCGCGCGCTCGACGAGCACGCTGGGGCGCGCGGCCACCGTGACGCTCGAGCTTGGCCCCTTGCAGGAGGCCTGCGCCCTGGGACTCGCCCCCAGCACGAGCACCACCGCGATGCTGGCCCTGGGCGATGCCCTGGCCCTGGTCACGAGCCGCATGCGGGGCTTTCGGCCCGAAGATTTCGCCCGTTTTCATCCGGGGGGCAGTCTCGGCCGGCAGTTGAGCAAGGTAGAAGACCTGATGCGCCCGCTCGAACAGTGCCGCGTAGCGCACGATGCCGACACGGTGCGAGAAGTCTACGCCCGGCACAGCTACGTCGGCCGACGCGCCGGGGCGATCATGCTCGTCGGCGCGGACGACCTCCTCACCGGCATCTTCACCGATAGCGATCTCGCGCGGCTGTTCGAAAGCCGGCGCGACGACGCCTTCGACCGGCCGATCCGCCACGTGATGACCTCGCAGCCGCAACGCGTGCAGGTAGGCGCGATGACGAGCGACGCCGTGGCGATCCTGGCCGAACGCAAGATCAGCGAACTACCGGTCACCGATGCCGTCGGCGTCCCCGTCGGCATGATCGACATCACCGACGTCGTCGGTATGATTCCGGAAGAAGCCGCCTGACGGGACACCCGCCGCGTATGAAGATCGCCGACCGCTGCCAACCGATCGAGCTCATCCTGTCGGACGTCGATGGCGTGCTGACCGATGGCGCCGTGATCTTCAACAATCAGGGCATCGAAACCAAGCAGTTTCACATCCGCGACGGCTCGGGCATCAAGCTCTGGCAGCGCGCCGGATATCGCTTTGGCGTGGTCACCGGCCGCAGCTCGCACATCGTCGAGGTGCGCT
It encodes:
- the pyrE gene encoding orotate phosphoribosyltransferase; translation: MLYWGSRTARYFSISIARPFRSPRRSDPRSKTSSTPPWEFAWFGSYRLASRRSIYSTSCCDSDPISRETPKWSRTCCEDLPNNSRFPQRGSLVAGRVGWYRGVSGGRSLDPRHKDSATVYDQAALIDLVRERALKFGDFTLASGKKAKYYLDLKQITLDSIGSKLIGEGILELIGRPLPKAVGGMSIGADPITGAVVTMAGVRGDTLRGILVRKEPKGHGTNRYVEGPVQPGDDVVIVEDVVTTGGSSLLAIERVEEFGLKVKQVIAIIDRLEGGAEAFQSRGYPLASLLTIRDFGIEPPPAG
- a CDS encoding L,D-transpeptidase family protein, with product MNTLRTLTVVVVLAAVAYGVYASLNNRPVADPPGMEKTEWQGAPNVELPGAPMTPALPEAPTAVAPPAAAFPAEAPLAPAAAPSVPVATTPPAEAPAFAAAAPPFEPAASTPPAPTAEVYSGGVPLIPAPDANAASAPPASSIPPATQDRYASTPAPTDRYATPVASAAPDDPTSYAAQTSLDAGPSVAASQPAGALPAPTAGPGSAEFDTAMAFAQAQLSQGQLAEAHLALSQWFGHPDLSAAQETTLIGLLDQVAGTVIYSRESFVLPAHQVQPGETLNQIAQANNVPWQLLAKINAVQDPQNLRAGEQLKVVRGPFAAVVEMGRHRMSLWVEGRYAGRFTIGVGKIASIPEGEFTVRGKVENPTYYGEQVIDADDPNNPLGERLIDLGNQLGIHGTNDPSLIGTNESGGTIALGPRDLEDVYDILSVGSTVVIRR
- a CDS encoding zinc-ribbon domain-containing protein, whose translation is MDESYEDYDHDLPDDDDDYEADDDTTDDLVECPHCGAAIYEDSVACPRCGEYITNSSHPFAGRPWWWLALGALGILALLASLIAF
- a CDS encoding replication-associated recombination protein A gives rise to the protein MSLFAESEAQNRRGAQPLAARMRPRSLDEFVGQQHFLGEGKLLRRLLKARRLGSILFTGPPGTGKTTLSHLLAKEAGARFRELNAVTSGVKELREVLDNARDTLSATGQTTLLFVDEIHRFNKAQQDVLLPDVEEGVVILVGATTQNPFFAVNSALVSRSRVFQFEPLSVTDIRTLLERAAADRGRGLGQYDVRLSEEALDFLATVCDGDARRALSALEIGVLSTDERPVHFTRELAEESVQRKTIEYDATGDSHYDAASALIKSIRGSDPDAAIYWLARMLEGGEDVRFLARRIVIAASEDIGNADPRALSVAVAAMQATEFVGLPECQLPLAQAVTYLACAPKSNAATVAIGEARRDVREGRLVPVPVHLRDSHYAGAERMGHGKGYEYSHNSPDGVAAQDYLGVDRTYYRPVERGFERELAERLETIRARLREGRT
- a CDS encoding DUF1499 domain-containing protein encodes the protein MLTPIIFVVGAILLLFMGTLFILVEDWSRDLTTNTAETSETSDDPLLRPMLLHRPVAESADLVEHAVHTLVRWEIAGRDQEGNTVVVRLVRTTALWRFKDDITVRLEPVAEGTRVSARSQSRVGKGDLGQNPRNLRELFEALRTMQRISVPQNAVT
- a CDS encoding PA0069 family radical SAM protein is translated as MSGKPRMKGRGSTIAPANRFEQTHREDDFEQLAPDEPVAGDTNLPTQYLPDDSQTIVVENDSPDIGFRYSVNCYRGCSHGCSYCYARPGHEYLGLNAGIDFESKIFVKHRAPELFRAWLARDRWVPETIMFSGVTDCYQPAERRYRLTRGCLEVACEARQPIGMVTKNALVVRDVDVLAEMAAHRTTLVSISITTLDAELARTMEPRTSSPEARLRAIRELTDAGIPTTVLVAPIIPGLNDTEVPAILQAAAEAGALKASFVLLRLPLTVRPVFLDWLVRTQPLRAARVEALIRSTRGGELSDGKFGSRMRGKGPYAEQIGATFRVFAAKHGLDRPTPELDASQFRPPRAASGQRRFF
- a CDS encoding NF038122 family metalloprotease: MFLRRKRGFELLEHRRVLSAAGLDIVLHLGPGLQANSAAAAAYERAAQFWESVFADPITVHIDAEFVSGIGGAALATTTSYGFAYHDVRARLVADAADDEGIVSLLPNATGQLTFNTAPGVTVPTVATGNVELLVTRANAKALGFRNLPGNASAYTPGVTIDASITFNSTLNWDFDRSNGIAAGSIDFEATALHEIGHSLGFTSSVDRVAAGQTGNIRPTVLDLFRLAPGQGASFSTAPRILNKGSAVPVQVLHDGQFDATPFNGIIAGLGTGDIPMSTGVSSGDGYQASHFKESNQTGVFIGILDPVINTGQIVNPTMNDLRMLGLIGWDRIDVSGYGTPPVVTVDALATSDNTPALTGTINETTTDVFVRLPSVFGTNTVTFTVDGNPATSNGFTLTNAAGSGSRIASMDLVLPDAGSTLGNPPQVYTPFFNTSGSGAQDFLAVAAQATAVGLLSPQSDGVNDGDVRDNSKTLTLAFDNFDPGETLSWRLGMGLNTIFGNDLIGAFVRVTFENGQTVSGDLLAVPGNSDASSITLSIDHALRATNHGNGTWSLADNSFAALADGSYEVLVTAVDASGAWAFDGTTDELLIDTSVPVAVAGEYMGSEASIIVLTGAGTGIITLYEWDLDNNGSYETIGQSVNFSRNDQGVFTVALRVTGPMGSSIDTTTVTVVNAAPTATATGSVVTRVNVSQTFTFAAVDPSPVDNAAGFTFRIDWNGDGTFDQTTSGAGSVQLSHSFSAAGSYRVTVEAIDKDSGASELSWHTIHVWRSAQVGPNVEWQGSDGDDVVEFEQTGAGSVQMRTLKIGGVTMNVVENFSGVSGRVLAYGNSGHDLLDASALANIPATIEGGRHNDTIRGGAADDILRGEFVGAKGDGAEGNDSITGGPGNDLIEGDGVEGGKDTLRGGAGDDTILGDGGDGAEGRADQIFGDDGNDQLFGHHGHDLIDGGNDHDLITGGDGAEANDTLIGGAGNDVLSGGRGNDSLTGGTGRDLLVGGYGADTLRGEGGEDLLIADHTTFDLNAAALAAIHAEWTSANSYTDRLAHLTGTPGGANGTTYLIPGATVFDDESIDQLTGGSVDLDWFFYNLLQDVLNDHAVGETETDTFGFLPPE
- a CDS encoding KpsF/GutQ family sugar-phosphate isomerase produces the protein MEALATRDRFSPFEQLRYARDIVQIEARAVQQIAARLDQDFCRATELLFETDGSVIVTGMGKAGIIGQKLAATLASTGTRSHFLHPAEAIHGDLGRIHHQDVVVILSQSGETEEIVRLLPSLRTFGVPIIAVTARSTSTLGRAATVTLELGPLQEACALGLAPSTSTTAMLALGDALALVTSRMRGFRPEDFARFHPGGSLGRQLSKVEDLMRPLEQCRVAHDADTVREVYARHSYVGRRAGAIMLVGADDLLTGIFTDSDLARLFESRRDDAFDRPIRHVMTSQPQRVQVGAMTSDAVAILAERKISELPVTDAVGVPVGMIDITDVVGMIPEEAA